From the genome of Silurus meridionalis isolate SWU-2019-XX chromosome 12, ASM1480568v1, whole genome shotgun sequence, one region includes:
- the aldh3a2a gene encoding LOW QUALITY PROTEIN: aldehyde dehydrogenase family 3 member A2a (The sequence of the model RefSeq protein was modified relative to this genomic sequence to represent the inferred CDS: inserted 1 base in 1 codon), with the protein MSREQLVVQQAREAFQAGRSKXLGFRVQQLKNLLRFISEKQKDITDALKKDLYKSENGTLLYEIFGLEGEIELALNNLAEWAAPRPVAKTLVTMSDEVYIRPEPLGVVLIIGAWNYPIAVTLQPLVGAIAAGNAAVVKPSEVSSHTAKVMELLHMYLDPEMYPVVTGGVPETQELLKQRFDHIFYTGNSSVGKLVMEAAARHLTPVTLELGGKSPCYIDKDCDLRIACRRITWGKYVNCGQTCIAPDYLLCEPSIQDKVVEEIRKCIQEFYTNDPKTFRDYGRIINQRHFKRIMALMEGSTVAIGGGHDESQSYIAPTVLRDVTPEAKVMQEEIFGPILPIVPVNGLNEAIQFINEREKPLAIYVFSSSKKVIKKIMLETSSGALLANDCLVHYSISDLPFGGVGNSGTGCYHGKYTFDQLSHLRSCLIKNLNMEKFNLIRYPPHTAKKLCWARIFLIKQVNVKRWRQLVQVAMFAALAAFVVQRFLR; encoded by the exons ATGTCTCGAGAGCAGCTGGTGGTTCAGCAGGCCAGGGAGGCCTTTCAAGCAGGAAGATCGA CCCTTGGTTTCAGAGTTCAGCAGCTGAAAAACCTACTGCGATTTATTTCggaaaaacagaaagacatCACCGATGCTCTCAAGAAAGACCTGTACAAG AGCGAGAACGGAACGCTGCTGTATGAGATCTTCGGCCTTGAAGGAGAGATCGAGCTGGCTCTGAACAACCTGGCAGAGTGGGCAGCTCCTCGTCCTGTGGCCAAAACTCTTGTCACCATGTCGGATGAGGTTTACATTCGGCCCGAACCTCTCGGAGTGGTGCTTATTATCGGAGCTTGGAATTATCCGATAGCTGTGACGCTACAGCCACTAGTAGGAGCTATTGCAGCTG GTAACGCAGCAGTTGTAAAGCCATCAGAGGTCAGCTCTCACACCGCCAAGGTCATGGAGCTCCTGCACATGTACTTGGACCCG GAGATGTACCCTGTGGTGACTGGTGGAGTTCCTGAAACCCAGGAGCTGCTGAAGCAGCGTTTCGATCACATCTTCTACACAGGAAACAGCTCAGTTGGGAAACTGGTTATGGAAGCAGCTGCACGGCATCTCACACCAGTCACTCTGGAGCTTGGGGGGAAAAGTCCCTGCTATATCGATAAAGATTGTGACCTTCGTATAGCCTGCCG CCGCATCACATGGGGGAAGTATGTTAACTGCGGTCAGACCTGCATAGCCCCTGATTATCTTCTTTGTGAACCTAGCATCCAAGACAAAGTGGTGGAAGAGATTAGGAAATGCATTCAG GAATTTTATACAAACGATCCTAAGACCTTCAGAGACTATGGACGCATCATCAACCAGCGGCATTTCAAGAGGATAATGGCTCTCATGGAGGGTAGCACAGTGGCTATAGGAGGAGGACATGATGAATCCCAGAGTTACATTG CTCCCACGGTCCTGAGAGATGTAACCCCAGAAGCAAAGGTGATGCAGGAGGAGATCTTTGGGCCTATACTGCCTATCGTCCCTGTAAACGGACTGAACGAGGCCATCCAGTTCATTAATGAAAGAGAAAAGCCTTTGGCAATATATGTCTTTTCTTCCAGTAAGAAG GTAATAAAGAAGATAATGCTGGAAACATCCAGTGGAGCTCTGTTAGCCAACGATTGCCTTGTTCACTATTCTATCAGTGACTTGCCTTTTGGTGGTGTTG GTAACAGTGGAACAGGTTGCTACCATGGAAAATACACATTTGATCAGTTGAGTCACTTGCGCAGCTGCCTCATTAAAAATCTGAACATGGAAAAGTTCAACCTGATCCGCTACCCACCTCACACAGCAAAGAAACTCTGCTGGGCACGAATATTCCTCATCAAGCAGGTGAACGTGAAACGCTGGAGACAGTTGGTGCAAGTTGCTATGTTTGCAGCTCTGGCTGCTTTTGTAGTGCAG AGGTTCTTGCGATAA